In one window of Mucilaginibacter auburnensis DNA:
- the rplI gene encoding 50S ribosomal protein L9: MEVILKQDVKNLGDKDDVVTVKAGYGRNYLLPKGFAILATTSARKVLAENLKQAQFKQEKIRKDADAIAARLEGVNLTIGAKAGESGKIFGAINTIQVADALKKEGFDVDRRRITFDQEPKFVGEYVANINLHKEVKVQVPFTVVAE, from the coding sequence ATGGAAGTTATTTTAAAACAAGACGTAAAAAACCTGGGCGATAAAGATGATGTAGTTACAGTAAAGGCCGGTTATGGCCGTAACTATCTTTTACCAAAAGGTTTTGCTATACTGGCTACAACAAGCGCCCGTAAAGTTTTAGCTGAAAACCTAAAACAGGCTCAGTTTAAACAAGAGAAAATACGTAAAGATGCTGATGCAATTGCAGCACGTTTGGAAGGTGTAAACCTAACCATTGGTGCAAAAGCAGGCGAAAGCGGCAAAATCTTCGGTGCTATCAACACTATTCAGGTTGCTGATGCATTGAAAAAAGAAGGTTTTGATGTTGACCGTCGTCGTATCACTTTTGATCAGGAACCAAAATTTGTTGGCGAGTATGTTGCCAACATTAACCTGCACAAAGAGGTTAAAGTTCAGGTTCCGTTTACTGTAGTAGCAGAATAA
- the rodA gene encoding rod shape-determining protein RodA, which yields MTNNNQRSFFFNVDWLTVLVYLALCAIGLLSIHSAVFDPDHPGLVDLDTNYGKQFVFFIVSAVVAVVILLLESRFLSALAPIGYVITTLLLITVLVVGRNVGGNQAWIPLGGGFRLQPSEFAKLATCLLLARYLSGVNIKLTEVKSFAVAAAIIFVPMFLIMLQPDAGSTLVFSSLLFVLYREGLSPYFLILEGLFIVLFVATLKLDNMVWVISALVAVALFIMWLFRRNRQMLITVVAGAIISIAFVFSVEFIYDHVLKPHQKSRIDIVLGITDDPRGKGYNVNQSKIAIGSGKLWGKGYMEGTQTKYSFVPEQSTDFIFCTVGEEFGFAGSVVVIGLYMLLVLRIIHIAERQRSPFSRIYAYGVASVIFFHVFINVGMTIGIVPSIGIPLPFISYGGSSLISFTIMLFVLIKLDSNRMGII from the coding sequence ATGACGAATAACAACCAGCGTAGCTTCTTTTTTAATGTTGACTGGTTAACGGTTTTGGTATACCTGGCCTTGTGCGCTATTGGTTTATTAAGCATCCATTCAGCGGTTTTTGATCCTGATCATCCGGGGCTGGTTGATCTGGATACCAACTATGGCAAGCAGTTTGTTTTCTTCATCGTATCGGCTGTAGTTGCTGTGGTTATATTGCTGCTGGAGAGTAGGTTTTTGTCGGCATTGGCGCCTATTGGCTACGTAATAACCACGCTGTTGCTAATAACGGTACTGGTGGTGGGCCGTAATGTTGGCGGTAACCAGGCATGGATACCATTGGGTGGCGGCTTTCGCTTACAACCGTCGGAATTTGCCAAGTTAGCAACCTGTTTGTTACTGGCACGATACCTCAGCGGCGTTAACATCAAACTAACCGAAGTAAAGTCATTTGCAGTTGCGGCGGCCATTATTTTCGTGCCCATGTTTCTCATTATGCTTCAGCCGGATGCCGGTTCAACATTGGTGTTTAGCTCCCTGCTGTTTGTTTTATACCGGGAGGGTTTGTCCCCCTACTTTTTAATCCTGGAAGGGCTGTTTATTGTGCTATTTGTGGCTACGCTCAAGCTGGACAATATGGTTTGGGTTATAAGCGCCCTCGTAGCTGTGGCGCTTTTTATTATGTGGTTATTCAGGCGCAACCGCCAAATGCTGATCACCGTGGTTGCAGGGGCTATTATAAGCATAGCCTTTGTATTCAGTGTTGAGTTTATTTACGACCATGTTTTAAAGCCGCACCAAAAATCGCGTATTGACATTGTATTAGGTATTACCGATGACCCGCGCGGGAAAGGCTATAATGTTAACCAGTCAAAAATAGCTATAGGTTCGGGTAAGTTGTGGGGCAAGGGTTATATGGAAGGCACCCAAACCAAATATTCCTTTGTGCCTGAGCAAAGCACCGACTTTATTTTCTGTACAGTAGGGGAGGAGTTTGGTTTTGCAGGCTCGGTTGTGGTAATTGGCTTGTATATGTTATTGGTGCTCCGCATCATTCATATAGCAGAGCGGCAACGGTCGCCGTTTTCGCGCATTTACGCTTACGGGGTTGCATCGGTTATCTTCTTTCACGTATTTATTAATGTGGGCATGACCATAGGTATAGTACCCTCTATAGGCATTCCTCTGCCCTTTATTAGTTACGGCGGTTCCTCACTCATTAGTTTTACTATTATGCTGTTTGTGTTGATCAAACTTGACTCTAACCGTATGGGGATTATTTAA
- the mrdA gene encoding penicillin-binding protein 2 codes for MNSFFQRRYVIAGVFITLIIILLARLFYMQVIDDRYLQFANRNVIRQFMQYPARGPIYDRNKKILVQNKLVYDVSVIPRQVKPFDTVEFCRLLDITKEDFDKRFTKAIKYSRALPSKFGKQLSPELYASLQERMSEFPGFFVEPHPVRIYPDSTAAQFLGYIGEVTDTKIKESGGYYRPGDYIGITGVERAYENILRGQRGVKNVMVDSRGVPQGSYANGAFDTVETPGEKVVSSLDIRIQKLGEKLMQNKIGSIVAIEPATGEVLCFVSSPTYDPNLMVAGPDRGKNYKKLTTDPYKPFLIRPIMANYSPGSSFKPLSALVALQEGIIDQNTTYTCTGSYLPNRGKPKCTHVHGVVNLSSAIAQSCNGYFAMVFERLINKAGAKATAASFTDWRSRVTAFGLAQRLNIDMAGENKGQLFKAEQYDKRYGVGRWRSKTVISLSIGQGEVESTPLQLANIECIIANQGFYYLPHLVKSIGNNPVIKHEYTVRHEVGVKPQYFAQVIDGMQNVVEYGTARGSRIPGINMVGKTGTVQNNRGANHSVFVAYAPRENPKIAIAVVVENSGDGGRWAAPIASFIVEKYLRDTISRRPSGITLDYFMNANLLAQPKPKPKVTVTDSTKLQPTVITPVKTAAAGIANKNISANAIIKRKDDE; via the coding sequence ATGAACAGTTTTTTTCAGCGACGTTATGTCATCGCAGGGGTGTTTATTACCCTGATCATAATTTTGCTGGCCCGCTTATTTTATATGCAGGTTATTGATGACCGCTACCTGCAGTTTGCCAACCGCAACGTTATAAGGCAATTTATGCAATACCCTGCCCGCGGCCCTATTTATGATAGGAACAAGAAGATATTAGTGCAAAATAAACTGGTGTATGACGTTTCTGTTATTCCCCGGCAGGTTAAACCCTTTGATACCGTTGAGTTTTGCCGCTTGTTAGATATCACCAAAGAAGATTTTGATAAGCGATTTACAAAAGCTATTAAATACTCGCGTGCTTTACCCTCAAAATTCGGTAAGCAACTATCGCCGGAGCTTTACGCCTCCCTGCAGGAACGCATGTCTGAGTTTCCCGGATTTTTTGTTGAGCCACACCCTGTACGTATCTATCCTGACTCAACCGCTGCTCAGTTCTTAGGTTATATTGGCGAAGTTACTGATACCAAAATAAAGGAATCCGGAGGTTACTATCGCCCAGGCGATTATATTGGCATTACCGGTGTAGAGCGCGCTTATGAGAATATATTACGCGGTCAGCGCGGTGTTAAAAACGTTATGGTTGATTCGCGCGGCGTGCCTCAGGGATCATATGCTAACGGCGCTTTTGATACTGTAGAAACTCCGGGCGAGAAGGTGGTGTCATCATTGGATATACGTATTCAGAAGCTGGGCGAAAAGCTCATGCAAAACAAAATAGGCAGCATTGTAGCTATAGAACCTGCTACCGGCGAGGTGCTCTGTTTTGTAAGCAGTCCAACCTATGATCCTAATTTAATGGTTGCCGGTCCGGACCGAGGCAAAAATTATAAAAAGCTAACAACAGATCCATATAAGCCATTTTTGATCAGACCTATAATGGCTAACTACTCACCTGGTTCATCATTTAAGCCGTTAAGCGCCCTTGTAGCTTTGCAGGAAGGGATAATTGACCAAAATACCACTTACACCTGTACAGGGTCGTATTTACCTAACAGGGGGAAGCCAAAATGTACACACGTACACGGTGTTGTTAATTTGAGTAGCGCCATTGCGCAATCATGCAACGGCTATTTCGCCATGGTGTTTGAGCGGCTCATCAATAAAGCAGGTGCAAAAGCTACCGCAGCAAGTTTTACCGACTGGCGTTCAAGAGTTACTGCTTTCGGTTTAGCACAGCGCCTCAATATTGATATGGCAGGCGAAAACAAAGGCCAATTGTTCAAAGCGGAACAGTATGATAAAAGATACGGTGTGGGTAGGTGGCGCTCAAAAACCGTTATCTCATTATCTATTGGTCAGGGTGAGGTAGAGTCTACACCTCTACAATTAGCTAATATTGAATGCATAATTGCCAATCAGGGATTTTACTATTTACCTCACCTGGTAAAATCAATAGGCAATAACCCGGTTATTAAACATGAATATACTGTTCGGCATGAGGTTGGAGTTAAACCCCAATATTTTGCTCAGGTTATTGACGGAATGCAGAATGTGGTAGAATACGGTACGGCGCGTGGCTCCAGAATTCCCGGAATTAACATGGTGGGCAAAACGGGTACAGTGCAAAATAACCGCGGAGCAAACCACTCTGTTTTTGTTGCTTACGCACCGCGTGAGAATCCTAAAATAGCCATTGCCGTTGTGGTAGAAAACTCAGGCGACGGTGGTCGTTGGGCAGCCCCAATTGCCAGCTTTATAGTAGAAAAGTATTTGCGTGATACAATTTCGCGCCGCCCATCGGGAATAACGCTTGATTACTTTATGAACGCTAACCTGCTGGCTCAACCCAAACCAAAGCCCAAGGTAACGGTAACTGATAGTACAAAACTGCAGCCAACAGTAATAACTCCGGTTAAAACGGCTGCTGCCGGCATAGCAAATAAGAACATTAGCGCTAACGCCATAATAAAACGGAAAGATGACGAATAA
- a CDS encoding rod shape-determining protein MreD, with the protein MSRTIIYNIIRFVVVVFVQVFLLKNITLYNLSTPYPYILFVLLLPFETPNLLLFPLAFILGLTIDAFYDTPGLHAAACVVLALVRVMFISITVQKDGFDNEPEPTLSIMGFRWFFTYAIILTVIHHFFLFILEAFTFSSLLFILQRVVTSTIFTVFLMLITGLLFFRKRERK; encoded by the coding sequence ATGAGTAGGACGATAATTTATAACATTATACGTTTTGTAGTAGTGGTATTTGTACAGGTGTTTTTATTAAAAAACATTACGCTGTACAATTTATCAACGCCATATCCATATATCCTTTTTGTTTTATTGCTGCCGTTTGAAACGCCAAACCTGCTGTTGTTTCCGTTGGCATTTATTTTAGGGTTAACAATTGACGCGTTTTATGATACGCCGGGACTGCATGCTGCAGCCTGTGTTGTACTGGCTTTAGTTCGCGTTATGTTTATCAGCATTACCGTACAGAAGGATGGGTTTGATAACGAGCCTGAGCCAACGTTAAGTATTATGGGTTTCAGGTGGTTTTTTACCTATGCAATAATACTTACGGTTATTCACCATTTTTTTCTATTCATATTAGAAGCCTTTACCTTTTCCAGCCTGTTATTTATACTGCAAAGAGTTGTTACCAGTACTATTTTTACAGTATTTTTGATGTTGATTACCGGCCTATTATTTTTCAGGAAAAGAGAACGTAAATGA
- the mreC gene encoding rod shape-determining protein MreC: MRNLLIFISKYNAFFLFVIFEIASIVIYIKYNSFQKASFINSTNQVTGNLYARIDELKGYLTLRDVNDSLAAENARLRNQLKSSLYVDTVSKGTFTDTIYKQQYSFISAKVVNNSVNRSRNTITINVGSDAGVQKGMGVIASGGAVGKVILVSKHYAVVQSLLHNETTVSAMLANSKQLGSFSWGTDLNPHVGLLYDVPTDATPKIGEEVVTSEHSLFPAGVRIGKLINLKAKNPKGSFLSMDVALAVDFSKLQYVDVIINQFAVEQTGLEAQIKVDE, encoded by the coding sequence ATGCGTAACCTGTTAATTTTCATAAGCAAGTACAACGCATTTTTCCTTTTCGTTATTTTTGAGATAGCTTCCATAGTTATCTACATAAAGTACAATTCTTTTCAAAAAGCCAGCTTTATTAACAGCACTAATCAGGTAACAGGAAACCTTTATGCCCGCATTGATGAGCTGAAAGGCTATTTAACGTTAAGGGACGTTAATGATAGCCTGGCTGCAGAGAATGCACGCTTGCGCAATCAGTTAAAAAGCTCGTTATATGTTGATACCGTATCAAAAGGAACCTTTACCGATACGATATACAAACAGCAATACAGTTTTATATCAGCCAAAGTGGTGAATAATTCGGTTAACCGTAGCAGGAATACCATTACTATAAACGTAGGCTCTGATGCAGGTGTGCAAAAGGGTATGGGTGTAATAGCAAGTGGTGGTGCTGTTGGTAAGGTTATTTTGGTGAGCAAGCATTATGCGGTGGTACAATCATTACTGCATAACGAAACAACTGTAAGTGCAATGCTGGCTAACTCTAAACAGTTGGGTTCGTTTAGCTGGGGTACAGATTTGAACCCTCATGTTGGTTTATTGTATGATGTTCCAACCGATGCCACGCCTAAAATTGGTGAGGAGGTGGTAACGTCAGAGCATTCTTTGTTCCCGGCAGGAGTACGCATTGGAAAGCTGATCAATTTAAAAGCTAAAAACCCTAAAGGCTCATTTTTAAGTATGGATGTAGCGCTGGCTGTTGATTTTAGTAAACTGCAATATGTTGATGTAATAATTAACCAATTTGCGGTTGAGCAAACGGGATTGGAGGCCCAGATAAAGGTTGATGAGTAG
- a CDS encoding rod shape-determining protein translates to MSLFNFFTQEIAIDLGTANTLIIHNDKVVVDEPSIVAFDRTTNKVIAIGRQAMQMEGKTHDNIRTVRPLKDGVIADFNAAEHMIRGMIKMINQGKGWFFPSLRMVICIPSGITEVEKRAVRDSAEIAGAKEVYLIHEPMAAAVGIGIDVEEPMGNMIIDIGGGTTEIAVIALSGIVCDQSIRVAGDNFDSDIVQYIRRQHNIMIGDRTAEKIKIEVGSALPELTDPPADFAVQGRDLMTGVPKQIMVSYTEIAHCLDKSISKIEEAILKALEITPPELSADIYQTGIYLTGGGALLRGLDRRVSAKTKLPVHVAEDPLRAVVRGTGTALKNIGNFKFLMQ, encoded by the coding sequence ATGAGCTTATTTAATTTTTTCACACAGGAAATCGCCATAGATCTGGGTACCGCAAATACCCTCATTATACATAATGATAAAGTTGTTGTTGATGAGCCATCAATAGTAGCTTTTGACCGCACTACCAATAAAGTTATTGCCATTGGGCGCCAGGCCATGCAAATGGAAGGTAAAACCCATGATAATATCCGTACTGTACGCCCGCTAAAAGACGGTGTAATAGCCGACTTTAACGCTGCCGAACACATGATACGCGGCATGATCAAAATGATCAACCAGGGCAAGGGATGGTTTTTCCCTTCATTGCGTATGGTTATCTGTATCCCATCGGGCATTACGGAGGTGGAGAAACGCGCCGTGCGCGACTCTGCGGAGATAGCAGGGGCTAAAGAGGTTTACCTGATACATGAGCCAATGGCCGCTGCAGTAGGTATTGGTATTGACGTAGAGGAGCCTATGGGTAACATGATCATTGATATTGGTGGTGGTACCACCGAAATAGCGGTTATTGCGCTTTCAGGTATCGTGTGCGATCAATCCATACGTGTTGCTGGCGATAACTTCGACTCAGATATCGTTCAATACATTCGTCGTCAGCACAACATCATGATTGGTGACCGTACTGCAGAGAAGATCAAAATAGAAGTTGGTTCTGCTCTGCCGGAGTTGACTGACCCACCAGCTGACTTTGCTGTACAAGGCCGTGATTTAATGACAGGTGTCCCAAAACAGATCATGGTATCATATACCGAGATTGCGCATTGTTTAGACAAATCAATTTCAAAAATTGAAGAGGCGATATTAAAGGCCTTAGAGATCACTCCGCCGGAACTCTCGGCTGATATTTATCAGACCGGTATCTACTTAACCGGTGGCGGTGCATTGTTACGCGGATTAGACCGTCGTGTATCTGCTAAAACCAAACTTCCGGTGCACGTAGCCGAAGATCCGCTGCGCGCGGTAGTTAGGGGTACGGGTACGGCGTTGAAAAACATAGGTAACTTTAAGTTTTTAATGCAATAA
- the purH gene encoding bifunctional phosphoribosylaminoimidazolecarboxamide formyltransferase/IMP cyclohydrolase: MSQPVTIKNALISVYYKDNLEPIIQELNRLGVNIYSTGGTETFIRSLGVDVIAVEDLTSYPSILGGRVKTLHPKIFGGILNRRSSEGDQQQIAEYEIPEIDLVIVDLYPFEETVESGAGHDDVIEKIDIGGISLIRAAAKNFKDVVIVASKDDYVELDGLLKTQNGATTIDQRKRFAQKAFNITSNYDTAIFQYFNRDEPMPVFKQSILKSQVLRYGENPHQKGVFYGNLDAMFTKLNGKELSYNNLVDVDAAVALIDEFTNEPTIAILKHTNACGIASRQFIKEAWLDALACDPISAFGGVIIANDEIDAATATEIDKLFYEVLIAPAYTDEAVQILTAKKNRIVLIRQQVELPAKQFKTLLNGVIEQDKDNTVEGPDQMNVVTNAKPTSQELKDLFFANKVVKHTKSNTIIFAKNNQLMSSGVGQTSRVDALKQAVIKAHSFGFDLKGAVMASDAFFPFPDCVELAAEAGITAVLQPGGSIKDQDSIDMCNQKNIAMVTTGVRHFKH; the protein is encoded by the coding sequence ATGAGTCAACCCGTTACCATTAAAAATGCCTTGATTTCAGTTTATTACAAAGATAATCTGGAGCCTATTATTCAGGAATTAAACCGCCTTGGAGTAAATATTTATTCAACTGGTGGAACCGAAACGTTTATACGCAGCCTTGGTGTTGATGTAATTGCGGTAGAAGACCTTACTTCTTATCCATCAATTTTAGGTGGACGGGTTAAAACGTTACATCCTAAAATTTTTGGTGGTATTTTAAATCGCCGTAGTTCTGAAGGCGATCAGCAGCAAATTGCTGAATATGAAATTCCTGAAATAGACCTGGTCATTGTTGACCTTTATCCGTTTGAAGAAACGGTAGAGTCTGGTGCGGGACATGATGACGTTATTGAAAAGATTGATATTGGTGGTATATCGCTTATCCGCGCGGCAGCTAAAAACTTTAAAGACGTTGTTATAGTTGCTTCCAAGGATGATTATGTAGAGCTGGATGGTTTGCTAAAAACGCAAAATGGTGCAACTACTATTGATCAGCGTAAACGCTTTGCGCAAAAAGCATTCAACATTACATCAAATTACGATACAGCAATATTCCAATACTTTAACCGCGACGAGCCAATGCCTGTGTTTAAACAGAGCATTTTAAAAAGTCAGGTTTTGCGTTATGGCGAGAACCCGCATCAAAAAGGTGTATTCTATGGTAATTTGGATGCCATGTTTACCAAATTGAACGGTAAAGAACTATCCTACAATAACCTGGTTGACGTTGACGCTGCCGTTGCTTTGATAGATGAGTTCACTAACGAACCAACCATAGCTATATTAAAGCACACTAACGCCTGCGGTATTGCCAGCCGTCAGTTTATAAAAGAAGCCTGGTTAGATGCGTTAGCTTGCGATCCGATATCTGCTTTTGGTGGTGTTATCATTGCTAATGATGAGATAGACGCGGCTACAGCTACCGAGATTGATAAGTTATTTTACGAGGTATTAATAGCCCCGGCTTATACTGATGAAGCTGTGCAGATCTTAACCGCTAAAAAGAACCGTATTGTTTTGATCAGGCAGCAGGTTGAATTACCTGCAAAGCAGTTTAAAACGTTATTAAACGGTGTTATTGAACAAGATAAAGACAATACGGTTGAAGGTCCTGATCAAATGAACGTTGTGACCAATGCTAAGCCAACTTCGCAGGAATTGAAAGACCTGTTCTTTGCTAATAAGGTGGTAAAGCATACCAAATCAAACACCATAATATTTGCTAAAAACAACCAGTTAATGTCAAGCGGTGTTGGGCAAACATCAAGGGTTGATGCTTTAAAGCAGGCTGTTATAAAAGCGCATAGCTTTGGCTTTGATCTGAAGGGTGCTGTTATGGCTTCCGACGCATTTTTCCCGTTCCCGGATTGTGTTGAACTGGCTGCTGAAGCCGGAATAACCGCGGTTTTACAGCCGGGTGGCTCCATAAAAGATCAGGACTCTATAGATATGTGTAATCAAAAAAACATAGCTATGGTTACAACAGGTGTGCGCCATTTCAAGCATTAG
- the purN gene encoding phosphoribosylglycinamide formyltransferase: MKKRIAIFASGSGSNAQKIMEYFKRSPDAEVVLILTNNPQAYVLQRADNFEIPSHVFTRNEFYQTDEVIRILKNLQVDLIVLAGFLWLVPSALLKAFPNKIINLHPALLPKYGGKGMYGDNVHKAILAAGEEESGITIHFANEEFDEGEIIHQSRFKIDPTDNLEMIKFKGQQLEHQHFPRVIENLLKKMKS, from the coding sequence TTGAAAAAAAGAATAGCCATTTTTGCTTCAGGATCAGGCTCAAACGCCCAAAAAATAATGGAATATTTTAAGCGTAGTCCGGATGCTGAGGTAGTATTGATATTAACCAACAATCCGCAGGCCTATGTGCTGCAGCGCGCAGATAATTTTGAGATCCCATCGCATGTTTTTACGCGTAACGAGTTCTATCAAACAGACGAAGTGATCAGGATATTGAAAAATCTTCAGGTTGATCTGATTGTATTGGCGGGTTTTTTATGGTTGGTTCCGTCTGCGTTACTCAAAGCTTTTCCTAATAAAATAATTAACCTGCACCCTGCCTTGTTGCCTAAATACGGCGGTAAGGGCATGTATGGCGATAATGTACACAAAGCAATTTTGGCTGCCGGTGAAGAGGAATCAGGCATTACCATTCATTTTGCTAATGAAGAATTTGACGAAGGGGAGATCATTCATCAATCGCGTTTCAAAATTGACCCGACCGATAATCTGGAGATGATAAAGTTCAAGGGACAGCAATTAGAGCATCAGCATTTCCCAAGGGTAATTGAAAATTTGCTTAAAAAGATGAAGAGCTAA
- a CDS encoding lipocalin family protein, which yields MKNVPLIFILCLLLLSMLTNSCKKDKGTSIQNLFSSGKWELTTVVVTVTQGDSVKYDTLNTDCPEKQLFTLNADGTCNYTNFHCKTQISNGRWSLSPDQLYLKSDIVCQDTVKLGPGKSTPFSNAQILTVGQYSMVLITGDIQNYSNTQKRTVMRYGFVKQKVITQ from the coding sequence ATGAAAAACGTTCCGCTGATATTTATTTTGTGCCTGCTGCTACTTAGTATGCTCACTAATTCCTGCAAAAAGGATAAAGGAACTTCTATTCAAAATTTGTTCAGTAGTGGTAAGTGGGAACTCACAACAGTTGTGGTAACTGTTACGCAGGGAGATTCTGTAAAGTATGATACCCTGAATACCGATTGTCCAGAAAAACAGTTGTTTACACTTAATGCAGACGGCACCTGTAACTATACTAATTTTCATTGTAAAACTCAAATTTCAAATGGCCGCTGGTCATTATCACCCGACCAGTTGTACTTGAAGTCGGATATAGTTTGCCAGGATACTGTTAAGTTGGGGCCAGGCAAGTCAACGCCTTTTTCCAACGCGCAGATATTAACTGTTGGTCAATACTCCATGGTGTTAATAACCGGCGATATTCAAAACTACTCCAACACACAAAAAAGAACGGTAATGCGTTACGGGTTTGTAAAACAAAAAGTGATAACGCAATAA
- a CDS encoding type II toxin-antitoxin system RelE/ParE family toxin → MYKLIILPIAKQDIKEAAYWYNSRQPGLGKRFTLKVKEKADFIKSEPLATATRYDDVKTAVLDTFPFMLHYTVDQAKKLIVILAVLHTSRNPDIWNSER, encoded by the coding sequence ATGTATAAACTCATTATTCTGCCCATTGCTAAACAGGATATTAAAGAAGCTGCATATTGGTATAATTCTCGTCAGCCGGGTTTGGGTAAGCGGTTTACCTTAAAGGTAAAGGAAAAAGCCGACTTTATTAAATCCGAGCCTTTGGCAACGGCTACACGATACGATGATGTGAAAACCGCCGTATTAGATACCTTCCCGTTTATGTTGCATTATACGGTCGATCAAGCAAAAAAGCTCATAGTCATTTTGGCGGTATTACATACCAGTCGTAATCCTGATATCTGGAACTCTGAACGCTAA
- a CDS encoding RluA family pseudouridine synthase → MARTEIKYIPKEITNADVLYEDNHLIAINKRAGDIVQVDDTGDEPLDEKVKKYIAQKYNKPNGAFLGVVHRLDRPVSGVILFAKTSKALERINNMFKAREMHKTYYAVVRKRPFPESGTLVHWLQKNPQKNVTKAHDKEVKGSQRAELHYKLVGELDGYYLIEVDPITGRPHQIRVQLSTLGCPIVGDNKYGYPRGSLRKSICLHARRLQFIHPVKSEPILITAPVPKDGFWEKFEGMIG, encoded by the coding sequence ATGGCACGAACAGAAATTAAATACATTCCGAAAGAAATAACTAACGCTGATGTGTTGTATGAGGATAATCACCTCATAGCTATCAACAAACGCGCGGGCGATATTGTGCAGGTTGATGATACCGGCGATGAGCCGCTGGATGAAAAGGTAAAAAAATACATCGCCCAAAAATATAACAAGCCTAACGGCGCTTTTTTGGGTGTGGTGCATAGGTTAGACAGGCCTGTTAGTGGTGTTATCTTATTTGCTAAAACCAGCAAAGCGTTAGAGCGGATAAATAATATGTTCAAGGCGCGCGAAATGCATAAAACTTATTACGCCGTTGTTCGCAAACGTCCGTTTCCGGAAAGTGGCACATTGGTACATTGGTTGCAGAAAAATCCGCAGAAAAATGTTACCAAAGCGCATGATAAGGAAGTGAAAGGAAGCCAACGCGCTGAGTTGCATTATAAACTGGTTGGCGAATTGGATGGCTACTACCTGATTGAAGTTGACCCAATAACCGGCCGTCCGCACCAAATACGAGTGCAATTATCTACATTAGGTTGTCCCATAGTTGGTGATAACAAATATGGATATCCGCGTGGAAGTTTGCGTAAAAGTATTTGCCTGCACGCCCGGCGCCTGCAATTCATCCACCCCGTTAAGAGTGAACCTATACTGATAACTGCTCCTGTACCTAAAGATGGTTTTTGGGAAAAGTTTGAAGGGATGATAGGGTAG
- the panB gene encoding 3-methyl-2-oxobutanoate hydroxymethyltransferase translates to MSVNKEIKRVTTHTLQDMKGRGEKISMLTAYDYTMATIVDAAGTDVILVGDSASNVMAGHETTLPITLDQMIYHASSVVRAAKRALIVVDLPFGTYQGNSKEALNSAIRIMKESGAHAVKLEGGVEIAESVSRILTAGIPVMGHLGLTPQSIYKFGTYTVRAKEEAEASKLKEDALKLQELGCFGIVIEKIPAALGKEVSESLNIPTIGIGAGQYCDGQVLVIHDMLGLNKGFKPRFLRQYANLYDDMNKAIQNYVNDVKGGSFPNEKEQY, encoded by the coding sequence AAAAGATAAGTATGCTTACCGCTTATGATTACACCATGGCTACCATTGTTGATGCCGCCGGAACAGATGTTATTCTGGTGGGCGATTCAGCCTCTAATGTTATGGCCGGACATGAAACTACGCTGCCTATAACGTTAGATCAGATGATCTATCACGCCTCATCGGTAGTACGTGCTGCCAAGCGGGCTTTGATAGTTGTTGATCTGCCTTTTGGTACCTATCAGGGTAACTCAAAAGAGGCTTTAAACTCTGCTATCCGCATTATGAAAGAGAGTGGCGCGCATGCGGTTAAACTGGAGGGTGGCGTGGAAATTGCCGAGTCTGTTAGCCGCATACTAACAGCCGGTATACCCGTTATGGGCCATTTGGGTTTAACGCCGCAATCCATCTATAAATTTGGTACCTATACGGTACGTGCAAAAGAAGAAGCAGAAGCGAGTAAGCTAAAAGAGGATGCTTTAAAGCTGCAGGAGTTAGGTTGTTTTGGTATAGTGATAGAGAAAATACCGGCTGCTTTGGGTAAAGAAGTTTCTGAAAGTTTGAATATCCCTACAATCGGTATAGGTGCAGGCCAGTATTGCGACGGACAGGTTTTGGTTATTCATGATATGCTGGGTTTGAACAAAGGTTTTAAACCGAGATTTTTGCGTCAATACGCTAATTTGTATGACGATATGAACAAAGCCATTCAAAATTACGTTAACGATGTAAAAGGAGGTAGTTTCCCTAACGAGAAGGAACAGTACTGA